In Aciduliprofundum sp. MAR08-339, a single window of DNA contains:
- the tes gene encoding tetraether lipid synthase Tes translates to MGITMYVIQPSNLKKGLPKETKSICPVCGKVIPATIYEEDGKIWYKKTCPEHGEFKDIYYGDAEVWHWMEKWGTILDGVGPKNVKIINGYSDHHYSFTALANLDLTNRCNLRCPICFANANAAGYVYEPDFDTVVRMMKYLRQERPVPTPAIQFAGGEPTIYPRFFDVIRKAKELGFAQIQVATNGILIANDPTFAQKMADAGMHTVYLQFDGFKESTYITARGLNLLPTKMKAIENLRKVKPKPLATVLVPTVVKGVNDDEVGKIVEFGLQNLDVIRAVNFQPVSLSGRIPQGELLKMRYTTGDLIRDLHEQTDFIEKTDFFPIPVAALFAEIASQIFKDPKPSFTTHPACGAATYVFHDYEKKKNIPIARFIDVAGLIEEITPLVFNKTFEKKSKLGSILTLYKILKKHYDKEYAPSGFKLKEIVGVFEQGTKDSLGKLHWDSMFIGAMHFQDAYNYDIHRTIRCVIHYVTPEPSIIPFCSYNTGPVFREKIEKKYSISLEEYRKRHGNVVGVEG, encoded by the coding sequence TTGGGGATTACTATGTATGTAATACAACCATCAAATCTCAAAAAGGGACTTCCTAAGGAAACAAAGAGCATATGTCCCGTATGCGGAAAGGTGATACCCGCAACCATATACGAGGAGGACGGAAAGATATGGTACAAGAAGACCTGCCCAGAGCACGGTGAGTTCAAGGACATTTATTACGGAGACGCCGAGGTATGGCACTGGATGGAGAAATGGGGAACCATTCTGGATGGAGTTGGCCCCAAGAATGTGAAGATCATAAATGGATACTCTGATCATCATTATTCATTCACCGCCCTGGCAAATCTGGATTTGACCAACAGGTGCAACCTTCGCTGTCCCATATGCTTTGCAAATGCCAACGCTGCTGGCTACGTTTACGAACCAGATTTTGATACAGTAGTGCGAATGATGAAGTATCTGAGGCAGGAGAGACCCGTGCCGACCCCTGCAATTCAATTTGCCGGGGGGGAGCCAACCATTTACCCGAGATTCTTTGATGTTATCCGTAAGGCCAAGGAGTTGGGATTCGCCCAGATTCAGGTGGCCACAAATGGAATCCTCATAGCCAACGATCCCACCTTTGCCCAGAAGATGGCCGATGCGGGAATGCACACGGTGTACCTGCAATTTGACGGTTTCAAGGAGAGTACGTACATAACAGCCAGAGGCCTGAATCTGCTACCCACAAAAATGAAGGCCATTGAGAATCTCCGTAAGGTCAAGCCAAAACCACTGGCAACGGTGCTAGTGCCTACCGTGGTAAAGGGAGTTAACGATGACGAGGTTGGAAAAATAGTGGAATTCGGATTGCAGAATCTTGATGTTATTCGCGCCGTGAATTTCCAACCCGTATCCCTCTCGGGAAGAATTCCTCAGGGTGAGTTACTCAAGATGCGTTATACCACAGGAGATCTCATAAGGGATCTGCACGAGCAGACAGACTTCATAGAAAAGACCGATTTCTTCCCAATACCCGTGGCAGCACTCTTCGCGGAGATCGCCTCTCAGATATTCAAGGATCCAAAACCGTCCTTCACGACGCACCCCGCCTGCGGTGCCGCAACCTATGTGTTCCACGACTACGAGAAGAAAAAGAACATTCCGATCGCCAGGTTCATTGATGTGGCCGGCCTTATTGAGGAAATAACCCCACTCGTGTTCAACAAAACCTTTGAGAAGAAGAGCAAACTTGGAAGCATACTCACGCTTTACAAGATTCTCAAGAAGCACTACGACAAAGAGTACGCCCCCAGCGGCTTCAAACTCAAGGAGATTGTGGGTGTGTTTGAGCAGGGAACCAAGGATTCCCTCGGCAAATTGCACTGGGACTCCATGTTCATAGGTGCCATGCACTTCCAGGATGCTTATAATTACGATATCCACCGCACTATAAGGTGCGTTATCCACTACGTGACCCCAGAGCCTAGCATAATACCATTCTGCTCCTACAACACGGGCCCCGTGTTCAGAGAGAAAATAGAAAAGAAGTACTCCATAAGCCTTGAAGAGTACAGAAAGAGACACGGCAACGTGGTGGGTGTTGAGGGATAA
- a CDS encoding DUF362 domain-containing protein: MMKVDPSVCNYCGACVGSCPVNCMFLDETIVRIDEDKCIKCGFCIRACPVGAIDAEWWSE, from the coding sequence ATGATGAAGGTTGACCCTTCCGTGTGCAATTACTGCGGTGCATGCGTGGGTTCATGCCCAGTAAACTGCATGTTTCTTGATGAGACGATAGTGAGGATAGATGAGGATAAGTGCATAAAGTGTGGGTTCTGCATACGCGCATGCCCCGTGGGTGCAATTGATGCAGAGTGGTGGTCAGAATGA
- a CDS encoding NAD(P)/FAD-dependent oxidoreductase, with protein sequence MKRYEYDVLVIGAGPGGSMAARYAARHGLRVLLVEKRPEIGVPVRCAEGISRAWMDEVEIEPQDRWIDAYMDGAKIYSPDEKSVVELTAEQAGNEVGFVLNREYFDKYLASLAAKEGAEIWMKSPAIEIIKEDGYIKGAIIRKFGEKVEVRAKIVIAADGFESQVARWAGLNTVLRERDIVSCIQYRMTNIDIEENFTHFFIGSCAPGGYVWIFPKGKKEANVGIGVALNKLKHRGEVKKYMDEFIEKHDYLKKGSVIQIVTGAVSTCPVPKKIVDNGIMLVGDAARLIDPITGGGIANACISGKYAGEIAAKCIDNPSRECLEEYQNMVQEKWGRKHLRNWFVKEKLAALSDDTLNKLMDVISKEKITKISVRGILEAVQKKYPELIEEFEDLL encoded by the coding sequence ATGAAAAGGTACGAGTACGATGTTCTTGTCATAGGCGCAGGTCCGGGGGGCTCAATGGCCGCAAGGTACGCTGCACGCCATGGACTAAGGGTTCTACTTGTGGAGAAGAGACCAGAAATAGGGGTGCCCGTGCGCTGTGCGGAGGGTATCTCCCGTGCATGGATGGACGAAGTGGAAATAGAACCTCAGGATAGGTGGATAGATGCTTACATGGATGGTGCAAAGATATACTCGCCAGATGAGAAGAGTGTTGTGGAGCTCACCGCAGAGCAGGCAGGCAACGAGGTTGGATTTGTGCTCAATCGCGAGTACTTTGACAAGTATCTTGCATCCCTGGCAGCAAAGGAGGGTGCAGAGATATGGATGAAGAGCCCGGCCATAGAGATAATCAAGGAAGATGGCTACATTAAGGGTGCAATAATACGTAAATTTGGAGAAAAGGTTGAAGTGCGAGCCAAGATAGTCATAGCAGCCGATGGTTTTGAATCCCAAGTGGCCCGGTGGGCAGGACTCAACACAGTGCTTCGCGAAAGGGATATTGTATCCTGCATACAGTACAGGATGACAAACATAGATATAGAGGAAAACTTCACCCACTTCTTCATAGGCTCCTGCGCTCCTGGAGGATACGTATGGATCTTCCCCAAGGGTAAGAAGGAGGCAAATGTTGGCATAGGCGTGGCGCTAAACAAGTTGAAGCACAGGGGAGAAGTTAAAAAGTACATGGACGAGTTTATTGAAAAACACGATTATCTCAAAAAGGGAAGCGTAATACAGATTGTCACCGGAGCCGTATCAACATGCCCTGTGCCAAAGAAGATAGTTGACAACGGAATAATGCTCGTGGGCGATGCCGCTCGCCTCATAGACCCAATAACCGGTGGTGGCATAGCAAATGCCTGCATCTCTGGAAAGTACGCTGGAGAGATAGCAGCAAAGTGCATAGATAATCCCAGCAGAGAATGCCTTGAGGAGTACCAGAACATGGTACAGGAGAAGTGGGGAAGAAAGCACCTGCGCAACTGGTTCGTCAAGGAGAAACTCGCCGCTCTGAGTGATGACACACTGAACAAACTTATGGATGTGATTTCAAAGGAGAAAATAACAAAAATTTCAGTGAGAGGGATCCTTGAGGCAGTGCAGAAAAAGTACCCCGAACTCATTGAAGAGTTCGAAGACCTTCTCTAA
- a CDS encoding metal-dependent hydrolase, with protein sequence MKGFAHFLAGLTTATFVVVIANMFYGNNVIANEIVVHKALVLILGGIFGILPDTIDFRFAKYLQRHDYEVDMDEWNLDPNLVATTLAKAIDQAAEEQREVNVMLHTIKISSDQWRQYTVHFDTENKKVICDIGPIISGFEKRPYITSYLPPEKAHAEAEFKADLDYNYDAVTHVDILSGPDFSFFPEGKNRVRADFIPWHRRWAHSITLGVMFAPIGFMLYGFTPMGWTAFWLIMLGFWSHILTDHFGLMGSNMFPPFTTRRIPGFKVTRSMSTLANVYTNYLDILLIIFNVNALNYALSGKDYLRMQWLSMLGGHLGYLEWYVVGLMNYIVYYILPPILVSYVLVAWIRKRHGVRELSEKEARSAEQLEELGGANV encoded by the coding sequence ATGAAGGGATTTGCCCATTTTCTGGCAGGATTAACCACGGCGACCTTCGTGGTGGTAATTGCAAATATGTTCTATGGAAACAATGTTATCGCCAACGAGATTGTTGTGCACAAGGCACTGGTGCTAATTCTCGGAGGAATTTTCGGAATATTGCCCGATACTATTGATTTTCGATTTGCCAAGTACCTGCAGAGGCATGATTATGAGGTGGATATGGATGAATGGAATCTTGATCCCAATTTGGTGGCTACGACCCTTGCAAAGGCCATAGATCAGGCGGCAGAAGAGCAGAGGGAAGTAAATGTCATGCTCCACACCATAAAAATCTCATCGGATCAGTGGAGACAGTATACCGTGCATTTTGATACGGAAAACAAGAAGGTTATATGTGATATAGGACCAATAATCTCCGGATTTGAGAAGAGGCCCTACATCACATCTTACTTACCTCCTGAGAAGGCCCATGCTGAGGCGGAATTCAAGGCAGATCTGGATTACAATTACGATGCGGTGACCCACGTGGATATTCTCTCTGGACCTGATTTCTCATTCTTCCCAGAGGGCAAGAACAGGGTACGTGCAGATTTCATTCCCTGGCACAGGAGATGGGCCCACAGCATAACCCTGGGTGTAATGTTTGCGCCCATAGGTTTTATGCTCTACGGATTCACTCCCATGGGCTGGACCGCCTTCTGGCTCATAATGCTCGGTTTCTGGTCACATATTCTCACAGATCACTTTGGACTCATGGGAAGTAACATGTTTCCTCCCTTCACAACCAGGCGCATTCCAGGCTTTAAAGTTACTAGAAGTATGAGCACACTTGCCAACGTATACACCAATTATCTGGACATACTGCTAATAATATTCAATGTGAATGCCCTAAATTACGCCCTATCCGGCAAGGATTATCTCAGGATGCAGTGGTTATCCATGCTTGGGGGCCATCTTGGATACTTGGAGTGGTACGTTGTCGGGCTTATGAATTACATAGTTTACTACATACTTCCTCCTATTCTGGTATCCTATGTGCTGGTGGCATGGATCAGAAAGAGGCACGGTGTGAGGGAACTAAGCGAAAAGGAGGCAAGAAGTGCGGAGCAACTGGAAGAATTGGGAGGTGCAAATGTATAA
- a CDS encoding tripartite tricarboxylate transporter permease has product MSITFLLLCIAFVLLGALIGSALSMLPGLHVYNVIGFFLLFYFSASFVLNSMLMVLMLIGMLVTYAFVFTIPSIYFSAPDDSTMFVLMPSLRYLKEGRGHEAVVLIATGALTGLLAIVFFVPLLMGPLSIVWNIVSNHLHWIIGAVIAYMLLSEFPKDFGRHKNPLHGLKEGWKTIMAGYLTFFLSSILGIISFNKTIVPANHAFQSLMAPLIGLFATSSIILNLISKYDIPEQNIPKSVDAKPVELLHGAVAGSSGGLFAAFLPAVTAGVGGYMASHGFAQKGDKSFLVSMGASRVVYYVGAISLFFLPVLHIRRGALAMGINLFFTPESVQQFYLVDMGIAIAGLYAFFVVIFASRFLAKRIYKINPKVLNLVVLGIVVSIVFFMTSWQGLLIMSVATAIGLIPVLFNSRRSHCLAVILVPIWLNMSGIALGGLFGLW; this is encoded by the coding sequence TTGAGCATAACCTTCTTGCTCTTGTGCATTGCATTCGTGCTCTTGGGAGCGCTCATAGGCTCTGCACTATCCATGCTGCCTGGACTGCATGTTTACAATGTGATTGGCTTCTTCCTTCTGTTCTATTTCAGTGCATCCTTTGTCCTCAACTCTATGCTCATGGTTCTGATGCTCATAGGTATGCTTGTGACCTATGCCTTTGTCTTCACCATACCCTCAATATATTTCAGTGCTCCAGATGATTCCACCATGTTCGTGTTGATGCCCTCTCTGAGGTATCTGAAGGAGGGCCGTGGACATGAGGCGGTGGTTTTGATAGCCACCGGTGCCCTTACAGGACTTCTTGCAATAGTGTTCTTTGTGCCCCTTTTGATGGGTCCTCTCTCAATAGTGTGGAATATAGTTTCAAACCACCTTCACTGGATAATAGGGGCAGTAATTGCCTACATGCTCCTCTCAGAATTTCCCAAGGATTTCGGAAGACACAAGAATCCTCTTCATGGTCTGAAGGAGGGATGGAAAACCATAATGGCAGGCTATCTCACCTTTTTCCTCTCATCCATTCTTGGTATAATCTCTTTCAATAAAACAATAGTACCTGCAAATCATGCGTTTCAGAGTCTGATGGCGCCCCTCATAGGATTGTTTGCCACGTCCTCCATTATCTTGAATTTGATATCAAAATATGATATTCCAGAACAGAACATACCAAAGAGTGTGGACGCCAAACCAGTTGAACTTTTGCACGGTGCGGTGGCAGGCTCATCCGGAGGTTTATTTGCAGCGTTTCTGCCTGCTGTGACTGCTGGTGTTGGAGGTTACATGGCGAGCCATGGCTTTGCCCAGAAGGGAGACAAGAGTTTTCTCGTATCCATGGGCGCATCCCGCGTTGTGTATTATGTGGGGGCAATATCTCTTTTCTTCCTTCCCGTTCTTCACATTCGTCGCGGTGCTCTTGCTATGGGAATAAATCTGTTCTTCACCCCTGAGAGCGTGCAGCAGTTCTATCTTGTGGATATGGGAATTGCAATTGCCGGACTTTATGCCTTCTTTGTGGTGATATTCGCTTCGAGGTTTCTGGCTAAGAGGATATACAAGATAAATCCCAAGGTTCTCAATCTGGTTGTTCTTGGTATAGTGGTATCCATAGTGTTCTTTATGACATCCTGGCAGGGATTGCTGATAATGTCCGTTGCAACGGCCATTGGTTTGATTCCCGTGCTTTTCAATTCTCGCCGTTCCCACTGTCTTGCTGTGATACTCGTGCCGATATGGTTGAATATGAGCGGAATAGCCCTCGGTGGCTTGTTCGGGTTGTGGTAA
- a CDS encoding zinc ribbon domain-containing protein — MKCPSCGREIPDDSEICPHCTANVKHRVKIKTIYVIALSLMILASAYGVLAYFGGEIPVTKIKDLGLTDNYNFIRIHGKIVGYPWVYENDYKVTSFRFKVDDGTGTITVKLYGNVIKRMVEEGKIPAMGDVVDIKGTYMYTSNSLILNDVDYLIIEKPKSTAISIRNITSASPWEYSTGERVNVAGNITSVREFSFGFICSLDDEFDVVIPRAYYSLNVLNLSALASGYVRIYGALQWYQPKAPTDTYRTLSISQLVGSPEKYNGTYVHIPWATVVSRNLENSTIYVESNGSIVRVYVRYGIKYYAPGDHVEIQGRFVNYRGIWEISVSRKSDFVSEPKWELIAEPQYKIIEKKSYEKNGPMNKFSFRELEGVVVDYRAFSYSMSITLWSENGSYVIYVENRAMLRNIDYGQHLLVRGIVTYYNGQPEIKVRPFTNDVVEVIS; from the coding sequence ATGAAGTGTCCGAGTTGTGGTAGGGAGATACCTGATGATTCCGAAATTTGCCCTCACTGCACCGCCAATGTAAAGCACAGGGTTAAAATCAAGACAATTTATGTAATTGCTCTCTCCCTTATGATACTGGCATCTGCCTACGGGGTTCTGGCATATTTTGGAGGGGAGATTCCTGTTACCAAGATTAAGGATTTGGGGCTCACCGATAATTACAATTTCATAAGGATACACGGTAAGATCGTTGGCTATCCCTGGGTTTATGAGAACGATTACAAGGTAACATCCTTCAGATTCAAGGTGGATGATGGTACCGGAACAATAACCGTGAAACTTTATGGAAATGTGATAAAAAGAATGGTTGAGGAAGGAAAAATTCCAGCCATGGGTGATGTGGTTGATATAAAGGGTACCTACATGTACACCTCAAATTCTCTGATCCTCAACGATGTGGACTATCTAATCATCGAGAAACCTAAATCCACGGCAATCTCAATTAGAAACATAACATCTGCTTCACCGTGGGAGTACAGTACAGGAGAGAGGGTGAATGTGGCTGGAAACATAACAAGTGTTAGAGAATTCAGTTTTGGATTCATATGCTCCCTTGATGATGAATTTGATGTGGTCATCCCAAGGGCCTATTACTCTCTTAACGTGCTGAATTTAAGTGCGCTTGCATCTGGATACGTGCGCATATATGGGGCCCTTCAGTGGTACCAGCCAAAGGCACCAACAGATACCTACAGAACATTGAGCATATCTCAGCTTGTTGGTTCTCCAGAGAAATACAATGGTACCTACGTTCATATCCCATGGGCCACCGTTGTATCCAGAAACTTGGAAAACAGCACTATTTACGTTGAGTCAAACGGATCCATTGTGAGAGTTTATGTTCGCTACGGTATCAAGTACTATGCTCCCGGAGATCATGTGGAGATTCAGGGTAGATTTGTGAATTATCGTGGTATATGGGAAATTTCAGTTTCAAGGAAAAGCGATTTTGTGAGTGAGCCAAAATGGGAACTCATTGCGGAGCCCCAGTACAAGATCATAGAGAAGAAGAGTTACGAGAAAAATGGTCCCATGAACAAATTCTCCTTCAGAGAACTTGAGGGAGTGGTTGTGGATTACCGTGCATTTTCATACTCTATGAGTATAACCCTGTGGAGCGAGAATGGGAGTTATGTAATTTACGTGGAAAACAGGGCAATGCTCAGAAATATAGATTACGGCCAGCATCTTCTCGTTAGGGGGATAGTGACTTACTATAACGGTCAGCCCGAAATAAAGGTTAGACCCTTTACAAACGATGTAGTGGAGGTGATAAGTTGA
- a CDS encoding zinc ribbon domain-containing protein, whose amino-acid sequence MEDRYCPNCGRYVGSLEVCPYCGTKIPKHTGYYYAKYGSLAFAVIGIIFLLIFAQNMPVQYVQIKDITQTYNYGTVEIRGIVSSPPSLITYKEGSSTLYIDVDDGTGMMSVHVYSPTVEKLARAGKIPGYGDYVNIIGEVYIRGSNVYMILNSPQEITITKPKPVSMSIEDINSIQYPDGRFVRVKLNVSVEKVFETSAKSYILNITDGTGYMDLYIPYSVAKFSSMDIKELAGKRIEVVGSLEWYGSFMSGSWELIPGSIKDIRVIG is encoded by the coding sequence ATGGAGGATAGATACTGTCCTAATTGCGGCAGATACGTTGGATCATTAGAGGTGTGCCCATACTGCGGAACCAAAATTCCCAAGCACACTGGGTATTATTATGCAAAGTATGGCTCTCTCGCCTTTGCAGTGATTGGTATAATTTTTCTGCTCATATTTGCACAGAACATGCCTGTACAATACGTTCAAATAAAGGACATAACCCAGACATACAATTACGGTACGGTGGAGATTAGGGGCATAGTTTCATCACCTCCCTCGCTGATAACCTATAAGGAAGGATCCTCCACACTCTACATAGACGTGGATGATGGCACGGGGATGATGAGTGTACATGTCTACAGTCCCACGGTGGAAAAACTTGCAAGGGCAGGAAAGATTCCTGGGTATGGGGATTATGTGAATATAATTGGAGAGGTTTACATAAGGGGAAGCAACGTGTATATGATACTAAACTCGCCTCAGGAAATAACAATAACAAAGCCCAAGCCGGTGAGTATGAGTATAGAGGATATCAATTCAATACAGTATCCCGATGGAAGGTTTGTAAGGGTCAAATTAAACGTGAGTGTGGAAAAGGTGTTTGAAACCTCTGCAAAGAGTTACATTCTCAATATAACTGATGGAACAGGGTATATGGACCTGTACATCCCTTACTCTGTGGCTAAATTCTCCTCCATGGACATCAAGGAACTGGCTGGTAAAAGAATAGAGGTTGTGGGCTCTCTGGAGTGGTACGGGAGTTTTATGAGCGGCTCGTGGGAGCTCATACCGGGAAGCATCAAGGATATAAGGGTGATTGGATGA
- a CDS encoding PKD domain-containing protein — protein MVDTVKIKAMVILSLLVIAIGVPAIYYASTERGMINNPPVAIITAPSKGYVGFPVQFSAANSVDDGFIMSYIWDFGDGSKSAGKIVQHTYTAPGNYTVTLIVYDNDGAYSYARKNISIVKMPTRVIKTSVNKLLGNVSEYIGREVNVYGIFAYGRNYSFFLVNSSGYRGIRVYVEPGAPKPQSMRYGDYLEIRARFTVYRNQLELKVENNGRDYVKILSHGGHNTYATISPDEWEGYNNSFVHIVGRVSAVYASYRYSIGNLTVYVSFNANSTGSPAVGDVFEVQGFLTYYHSYRLNVSYMEIYVRNSTSDFSRYVRSSYQDVSVGALIQNPEKYNNSAIHIPYAYVTSSFASWSFDIGNTTNASSTLHVYVQRGGVVNGMIFNGAKVEIWGNLVVYRGSWEIKIRNATTDRVVVLSKPTYRDISVEDLLADPIAYNGTNVHSWGVISWLYENSTSHFTLFGLFWNGSEVKVVGFNGSNMGNVKEGYYADVYGQFTSYRGEWEIKIRPKSYDYVSTRPQTYREVNITQILKNPEDYNNTLVHVPYAKVKSVVANWLFWVSNSTSNSVDMSVYVERGGVVNGTPYINATVEIWGMVSQYNHTWEFKIRNNTNDTVIVKNTVSYKVVNIGSILENSSAYNGTLVEIPNATVVNVKYSYLFWVSNSTSNSQDIAVYAQKGVNVPYVGVGDTIKIYGKVTEHNGTYEILLRAGTQDRVVVLHSSARYVNLSYVHEVDSDGVLVHLGEQVIVNATVIAAPDIFSYVSSSSGKPILKMYVEDLTGGVLVFGYGLNYTKLNLTEGSKVQVRGTIAQYNGEAEIKITSLNYIRYMGKGQVPAPLNVSTGYFKNWTNAEKIEGMLVEVHGTVTSVNSASGYFYLDDGNGSIEIYAKAAGIDISNISVGENLTVIGVVAQYDKTSPYTSYYEILPRFSSDIVKESNTGKVGNMPLKSKFEEVLVWRIDTVLIAADTLDH, from the coding sequence ATGGTGGATACTGTCAAAATAAAGGCAATGGTGATCCTCTCTCTGCTTGTAATTGCCATAGGTGTACCTGCAATATACTACGCCTCCACTGAAAGAGGTATGATCAACAATCCTCCTGTGGCCATAATAACTGCTCCTTCCAAGGGATATGTGGGATTTCCTGTGCAGTTTTCTGCTGCAAATTCTGTGGACGATGGCTTCATAATGTCCTATATCTGGGATTTTGGGGATGGCTCAAAATCTGCAGGTAAGATTGTGCAGCACACATATACCGCTCCGGGTAATTACACTGTGACCCTCATCGTGTATGACAACGATGGAGCATACTCCTATGCACGCAAAAATATCTCCATAGTTAAGATGCCCACCAGGGTGATAAAGACCTCTGTGAATAAACTGCTTGGAAACGTTTCTGAGTATATAGGTAGAGAGGTGAATGTGTACGGAATATTTGCCTACGGTAGAAATTACAGTTTCTTCCTGGTTAACTCCTCCGGCTACAGGGGAATAAGGGTTTATGTGGAGCCGGGTGCTCCCAAGCCCCAGAGTATGCGATACGGTGATTATCTTGAGATAAGGGCGAGATTCACCGTTTATCGCAACCAGTTGGAGTTGAAAGTTGAAAATAATGGAAGGGATTATGTGAAGATTCTCTCCCATGGGGGGCATAACACCTATGCCACAATAAGCCCCGATGAATGGGAGGGGTACAACAACTCCTTTGTGCACATTGTTGGAAGGGTCAGTGCAGTTTATGCATCGTATCGTTATTCCATAGGCAATTTGACCGTGTACGTATCCTTTAATGCCAATTCCACGGGATCTCCCGCGGTGGGGGATGTTTTTGAGGTGCAGGGTTTTCTCACATACTATCATTCCTACAGGCTCAACGTTAGTTATATGGAAATATACGTGAGAAACTCAACATCTGACTTCTCCCGTTATGTAAGGTCTTCATACCAGGATGTGAGCGTTGGCGCCCTAATTCAAAATCCTGAGAAGTACAATAACTCAGCAATACACATACCCTATGCATACGTCACATCCTCCTTTGCATCCTGGAGTTTTGATATAGGTAACACAACAAACGCCAGTTCCACCCTCCATGTGTATGTTCAGCGTGGCGGTGTTGTGAATGGTATGATTTTCAACGGTGCCAAGGTAGAGATATGGGGAAACCTGGTTGTTTATCGCGGTTCTTGGGAAATAAAGATAAGAAATGCAACCACTGATCGGGTTGTGGTACTCAGCAAACCAACTTATAGGGACATATCCGTGGAAGACCTCCTTGCGGATCCCATCGCCTACAATGGAACCAATGTACACTCCTGGGGTGTAATTTCCTGGCTCTATGAAAATTCAACTTCTCACTTTACCCTCTTCGGGCTATTCTGGAACGGCTCGGAGGTAAAGGTGGTTGGATTTAACGGCTCTAATATGGGTAATGTTAAGGAGGGCTATTACGCTGATGTTTATGGGCAGTTCACATCCTACAGGGGAGAGTGGGAGATAAAAATAAGGCCCAAATCGTACGACTACGTGTCTACAAGACCCCAGACTTACAGGGAGGTCAATATAACCCAGATACTTAAAAATCCGGAGGATTACAACAACACATTGGTGCATGTGCCATACGCAAAGGTTAAGAGCGTGGTTGCCAACTGGCTGTTCTGGGTGAGCAACTCCACATCAAATTCTGTGGATATGAGTGTGTACGTTGAGAGGGGTGGGGTGGTAAATGGTACTCCCTACATCAACGCCACGGTGGAAATCTGGGGGATGGTGAGCCAATACAACCATACCTGGGAGTTCAAAATCAGAAACAATACAAATGACACGGTTATTGTTAAAAACACCGTTTCATACAAGGTGGTGAATATAGGAAGCATTCTGGAAAATTCAAGCGCTTACAACGGAACATTGGTTGAGATTCCCAATGCCACTGTTGTAAATGTGAAGTACTCCTACCTCTTCTGGGTCAGCAATTCCACATCCAACTCTCAGGATATTGCGGTGTACGCCCAGAAGGGTGTGAATGTTCCCTATGTGGGTGTGGGAGACACCATAAAGATATACGGTAAGGTTACAGAGCACAATGGTACCTATGAGATACTCCTCAGGGCGGGAACTCAGGATAGGGTTGTTGTTTTGCACTCATCTGCAAGGTATGTTAATCTTTCCTACGTGCACGAGGTTGATTCCGATGGAGTTCTTGTACATCTCGGAGAGCAGGTAATAGTCAATGCCACCGTGATTGCGGCGCCGGATATCTTCTCCTACGTGTCTTCAAGCAGCGGGAAGCCTATATTGAAGATGTATGTTGAGGACCTCACAGGAGGAGTTCTTGTATTCGGATATGGTCTGAATTACACCAAACTCAATTTGACTGAGGGTTCCAAGGTGCAGGTTCGTGGAACCATAGCCCAGTACAATGGAGAGGCGGAAATAAAGATCACATCCCTCAACTACATAAGGTATATGGGCAAGGGCCAAGTCCCCGCTCCTTTGAATGTATCCACGGGATACTTCAAAAACTGGACAAATGCTGAGAAAATAGAGGGAATGCTCGTTGAGGTCCATGGTACCGTGACAAGCGTGAATTCCGCATCAGGTTATTTCTATCTTGATGATGGAAATGGAAGCATAGAAATATATGCCAAGGCAGCTGGGATTGATATATCAAATATATCGGTGGGCGAGAATCTCACAGTAATTGGGGTGGTTGCTCAGTACGATAAAACCTCACCCTATACGTCCTATTACGAGATTCTTCCTAGGTTTTCTTCTGATATTGTGAAGGAAAGCAATACGGGTAAGGTCGGAAACATGCCCCTGAAATCAAAATTTGAAGAGGTGCTTGTATGGAGGATAGATACTGTCCTAATTGCGGCAGATACGTTGGATCATTAG